One genomic segment of [Phormidium] sp. ETS-05 includes these proteins:
- a CDS encoding pentapeptide repeat-containing protein — translation MSDPSGEIKDLKQKVEKLQQDQDAIKEYLVKLELDKLLEKVNSASVPAPKPATTPAATDADNLSDKLDRLEEQIRKGTLPIKIQFTAPPDTSAITPLPATTEIIASPELEAEPENEEPPVSVEEFWQQYAQERKRDFTGINLWGVDLSGTEIPQINLTGANLKGANLSKSNLKEGKLNQADLRNANLTRANLLGANLQGANLKGANLQQARANEKTLFPTGFDPIAAGVYLLQPEASLVGADLAGFDFSGATLTGADLQQANLKSASIYNANLIQVNFTGANLDSANLQSCKLILANLSGANLINTR, via the coding sequence ATGTCTGACCCATCTGGTGAAATCAAGGATCTGAAACAAAAGGTCGAGAAATTACAGCAAGACCAAGACGCGATCAAGGAATATTTAGTGAAATTAGAGCTGGATAAATTGCTCGAAAAGGTCAACAGTGCGTCAGTCCCCGCACCTAAACCAGCCACAACCCCCGCCGCCACTGATGCAGACAATCTCAGCGACAAGCTCGATCGCCTCGAAGAGCAAATCCGTAAAGGCACCCTCCCCATTAAAATCCAGTTCACAGCGCCACCGGATACCAGTGCCATCACCCCACTTCCTGCAACTACCGAAATAATCGCATCACCAGAACTAGAAGCAGAACCGGAAAACGAAGAACCCCCGGTAAGCGTTGAAGAATTTTGGCAGCAGTATGCTCAAGAAAGAAAGCGGGATTTTACTGGGATTAATTTATGGGGAGTTGATTTAAGCGGCACGGAAATACCCCAGATTAACCTCACCGGGGCTAACCTCAAGGGCGCAAATTTGAGCAAAAGCAATCTAAAAGAGGGAAAATTAAATCAAGCTGACCTGAGAAACGCTAATTTAACCCGTGCCAACCTGTTAGGGGCGAATTTGCAAGGTGCTAACCTCAAAGGGGCGAATCTTCAGCAAGCCCGGGCTAATGAAAAAACCCTATTTCCCACAGGTTTTGACCCCATTGCTGCTGGAGTTTATCTGCTCCAACCCGAAGCATCCCTGGTGGGTGCTGACTTAGCTGGTTTTGATTTTTCGGGTGCTACCCTCACGGGTGCTGACCTGCAACAAGCTAACCTCAAGTCAGCTAGCATTTATAATGCTAACTTGATTCAAGTTAACTTCACCGGTGCTAATCTTGATAGTGCCAATTTGCAGTCTTGCAAATTGATTCTGGCTAATCTAAGCGGGGCTAATTTGATTAATACTCGCTGA
- a CDS encoding pentapeptide repeat-containing protein: MQDLSGFNFIGISLRYANLSNSNLTQAKLVNADLYEANLTGANLSGVNWTGSNLSSANLSGANLSGADLRNADLSYANLEKANLQGAKLQGANLNGANLDGANLKGAIMPDGTTREE; encoded by the coding sequence ATGCAGGACTTGAGCGGATTCAATTTTATTGGAATTTCTCTCCGCTATGCTAATTTAAGCAATAGTAACCTGACTCAAGCAAAGCTGGTTAATGCTGATTTATATGAGGCGAATTTAACTGGGGCGAATCTCAGCGGCGTTAATTGGACTGGTTCAAACCTGAGTTCAGCTAACTTGAGCGGCGCTAATTTGAGCGGTGCAGATTTACGCAATGCTGACCTATCTTATGCTAATTTAGAAAAGGCGAACCTACAGGGAGCAAAACTCCAGGGAGCTAATTTGAACGGCGCCAATTTGGACGGGGCGAATTTGAAGGGGGCGATAATGCCTGATGGGACGACGCGGGAGGAGTGA
- a CDS encoding RNA-binding protein — MSIYVGNLSYKVTQEDLSAVFAEYGTVKRVQLPTDRETGRLRGFAFVEMSTEAEETAAIEALDGAEWMGRDMKVNKAKPREERSGGGGGRSYGGGGGGGRRGGGGGGGGYADRGGRY; from the coding sequence ATGTCGATTTACGTCGGTAATCTTTCCTATAAAGTAACCCAAGAAGACCTCAGTGCCGTCTTTGCAGAATACGGTACGGTTAAGCGCGTGCAACTACCAACAGACCGGGAAACAGGTCGCCTGCGGGGCTTTGCCTTCGTGGAAATGAGTACCGAAGCTGAAGAAACCGCAGCCATCGAAGCCCTCGACGGCGCTGAGTGGATGGGTCGGGATATGAAAGTTAACAAAGCTAAACCCCGCGAAGAGCGCAGCGGCGGCGGCGGCGGTCGCTCCTATGGTGGCGGCGGCGGCGGCGGTCGTCGTGGCGGCGGCGGCGGCGGCGGTGGCTACGCCGATCGTGGTGGTCGTTACTAA
- a CDS encoding glycosyltransferase — protein MKILMLSTTFPYPPSRGGTQVRTFNLLKYLAQRHAITLVTQQEPDVTDRDVEALRSYVTELAVFPRQETAGAVGGAWGKVSRFSKFLRQGTPPNVLYFYSPEMQAWVDAWVEKNHGAAITSEHSVNEIYIRPEWRQKLKTVVNIHSSVYGTCKQHLDSNTSEKPTRDRLQLPLLRQYEQRYCSKFSEIVVTTDEDCRQLQDLSPQGRFSVIPNGVELEEFSYRHGDPGGHKLIFTGAMDNLPNIDAVRFLSLEVLPLVQKRYPDATLTLVGARPVPQVQELNQLPGVTVTGAVPSVAEYLQASTVCVVPMRSGYGIKNKTLEAMAAGVPVVASDRGLEGLAVDGDNLPLRALRANRVPEYVEAISRLFEDRRLRQSLSRQARTLIETEYTWETAGFRYEQVLSRSV, from the coding sequence ATGAAGATTTTAATGCTTTCCACCACCTTCCCCTATCCCCCCAGTCGCGGTGGTACACAAGTGAGAACTTTTAACCTCTTAAAATACCTTGCCCAGCGCCATGCTATCACTTTAGTGACGCAACAGGAGCCAGATGTGACCGATCGGGACGTAGAGGCTCTGCGCTCCTATGTGACAGAACTGGCAGTTTTCCCCCGCCAAGAGACAGCGGGAGCCGTGGGGGGAGCCTGGGGGAAAGTCAGTCGGTTTAGCAAATTCCTGCGCCAAGGAACCCCCCCTAACGTGTTGTACTTCTACTCGCCAGAGATGCAGGCTTGGGTAGATGCTTGGGTGGAGAAAAATCACGGGGCCGCCATCACCAGCGAACATAGTGTTAACGAGATTTACATCCGTCCCGAGTGGCGGCAAAAGCTAAAAACTGTAGTCAACATCCATAGCTCGGTTTATGGTACTTGCAAACAGCATTTAGACAGCAACACCTCGGAGAAACCCACGCGGGACCGGTTGCAACTGCCTCTGCTGCGTCAGTATGAACAGCGTTACTGTAGTAAATTTTCAGAAATCGTGGTGACAACCGATGAGGACTGCCGTCAACTGCAGGATTTATCTCCTCAAGGGCGGTTTTCTGTGATTCCTAACGGGGTAGAATTGGAAGAGTTTTCCTATCGTCACGGGGACCCTGGCGGGCACAAGTTGATTTTTACCGGGGCAATGGATAACCTGCCCAATATCGACGCGGTAAGGTTTTTGAGTTTGGAGGTGTTGCCTTTGGTGCAAAAGCGCTATCCTGATGCTACCCTTACCTTGGTGGGCGCCCGACCGGTGCCCCAAGTGCAGGAACTGAACCAACTTCCCGGAGTGACGGTGACTGGGGCGGTGCCTTCCGTGGCTGAGTACCTGCAAGCCTCTACAGTCTGTGTGGTGCCCATGCGATCGGGCTACGGAATTAAAAATAAGACTTTGGAGGCAATGGCGGCGGGGGTGCCAGTGGTGGCGAGCGATCGGGGATTGGAAGGCTTAGCCGTAGATGGCGATAACTTGCCCCTGCGTGCTTTACGCGCAAATCGCGTGCCAGAATACGTGGAAGCCATCAGCCGTTTGTTTGAAGACCGCCGCCTACGCCAATCTCTATCCCGCCAAGCTCGCACTCTGATTGAAACCGAATATACTTGGGAAACTGCCGGTTTCCGTTATGAGCAAGTGCTATCGCGATCGGTCTAA
- a CDS encoding Npun_R2821/Npun_R2822 family protein: MPSYGIYTLANDVVYDQLVALLNSIEANVSRDIPVCVIPFNESIDKVSREIATRPNVTLFDNWAAIQRWENFADTVWNAHPAAQKRKPGTAPWGKGHHRRLAAFDGPFDRFVFYDGDSLAMKPLDGVFARLDEFDFVFDDWEHGKAEPVAALDIRVIEQTGLYREADIRPKLHCSSFFGSKKGIFAPPELERLQKLLVEGGEVAWMRRWWDDAFLFSYLTFRSDRPLFNFTLSPNGNERTGNCADADPFVNINNVLYNEDGLKPIHRLHYMNYASEKFTRLSRGEDADIRYKDEFLYYRFLKEPEKRPQQLKPPTLAAKANRWLQKVVKKLKL, encoded by the coding sequence ATGCCATCATACGGTATTTACACCCTGGCTAACGATGTCGTATATGACCAGTTAGTGGCTTTGCTCAACAGCATTGAGGCAAATGTTAGCCGGGATATCCCTGTGTGCGTGATTCCCTTCAATGAGAGTATAGATAAAGTCAGCCGGGAAATTGCGACTCGCCCTAATGTCACCCTGTTTGATAATTGGGCGGCAATTCAGCGGTGGGAAAATTTCGCGGATACAGTGTGGAATGCACACCCGGCAGCCCAGAAAAGGAAGCCGGGAACTGCTCCTTGGGGAAAGGGACACCACCGCCGTTTAGCTGCTTTTGACGGACCTTTTGACCGGTTTGTGTTCTACGATGGGGACAGTCTGGCGATGAAACCCCTCGATGGTGTGTTTGCTCGGCTGGATGAGTTTGATTTTGTGTTTGATGACTGGGAACATGGGAAAGCGGAACCGGTGGCGGCGTTAGATATCCGCGTGATAGAACAAACTGGACTGTATCGAGAAGCGGATATTCGCCCAAAACTCCACTGTTCCAGCTTTTTTGGCAGTAAAAAAGGGATTTTTGCCCCCCCAGAACTGGAACGTTTACAAAAATTGCTGGTGGAAGGGGGAGAGGTGGCGTGGATGCGTCGCTGGTGGGATGATGCGTTTTTGTTTTCCTATCTGACGTTCAGGAGCGATCGACCTTTATTCAACTTCACCCTCAGTCCCAATGGGAACGAGAGAACCGGTAACTGCGCTGATGCGGATCCGTTTGTCAATATTAACAATGTACTCTATAACGAAGATGGATTAAAACCCATTCACCGCCTCCACTACATGAACTATGCCTCGGAAAAGTTTACCCGGTTGTCTCGTGGGGAAGATGCGGATATCCGTTATAAGGATGAGTTTTTGTATTACCGCTTTCTCAAGGAGCCAGAAAAGAGACCGCAACAACTGAAACCGCCAACTCTAGCAGCTAAAGCTAACCGATGGCTGCAAAAGGTGGTGAAAAAGTTAAAATTATGA
- a CDS encoding glycosyltransferase, which yields MPKVSVCIPTYNRVQLLQLAIASVQSQIYQDWELIICDDGSTDGTAAMMAQMTDRRIRYIRHPQNIGKSNNMRSGFAAATGEYFIKFDDDDRLTPDFLAHTCTILDNDPTIDFVGTDHWVIDIHNVRDEQQTQENSRRWGRAELPPGIVDNLLEVVFRQQSFQIGATLFRRQTLQELDYMRPNLQNCEDNDLFVRLALAGKKGYYLPERLMEYRFHAQQQGIDRAIPYLQDKIRYLASYQFDNRELEAMRQIRLAGTQEALGLRLIEKGETMEGRRLLQEAAGVLGSSRKSQVGLMLSYLPLSWRQGLWRWFRQVRPKDDA from the coding sequence ATGCCAAAAGTAAGCGTTTGCATCCCCACTTACAACCGAGTCCAGCTTCTCCAGTTGGCGATCGCCAGCGTCCAGTCACAAATTTATCAGGACTGGGAGTTAATTATCTGCGATGATGGCTCTACGGATGGCACAGCGGCGATGATGGCTCAGATGACCGATCGCCGCATTCGCTACATCCGCCATCCCCAAAATATCGGCAAGAGCAATAATATGCGATCGGGTTTTGCCGCCGCTACGGGGGAGTATTTTATTAAGTTTGATGACGATGACCGACTAACTCCCGACTTTCTGGCGCACACCTGTACAATTCTGGATAATGACCCTACCATTGATTTTGTGGGGACAGACCACTGGGTGATTGATATTCACAACGTCAGGGACGAACAACAAACCCAGGAAAACTCCCGGCGTTGGGGTAGAGCCGAATTACCACCGGGTATCGTGGATAATTTGCTAGAAGTGGTTTTTCGGCAACAAAGTTTTCAAATTGGCGCCACCTTATTTCGGCGTCAGACATTGCAAGAATTGGACTATATGCGGCCAAATCTGCAAAATTGCGAGGATAATGATTTATTTGTCCGTCTGGCACTGGCGGGGAAAAAGGGGTATTATTTGCCAGAGCGGTTGATGGAATATCGGTTTCATGCTCAGCAGCAGGGAATTGACCGAGCGATTCCTTATTTGCAAGATAAAATCCGCTATTTGGCGAGTTACCAGTTTGATAACCGTGAGTTGGAGGCGATGCGGCAAATACGCCTAGCCGGAACCCAGGAGGCTTTGGGTTTGCGGTTGATAGAAAAGGGGGAGACAATGGAGGGGAGGCGGTTGTTACAGGAAGCGGCTGGGGTGTTGGGAAGTTCCCGGAAGTCTCAGGTGGGTTTAATGTTATCCTATTTACCACTAAGCTGGCGGCAGGGGCTGTGGCGGTGGTTTCGCCAGGTGCGCCCTAAAGATGATGCCTAA
- a CDS encoding P-loop NTPase fold protein — protein sequence MTSIDRILQQEPNPFDAETFWSGNFWREDQDPQLTIESIHDEAVAEIQQILEMVATDHRTRTIMLEGETGSGKTYLLGRLKRKFNNRAFFAYIEPFTDSDYIWRHILRHTVDSLLEVPAGASEPQIVLWLKSLWAFKHRGILDWLRGERQMFINNIRAIYPAGIYNATEFFGVLHDLTNPKLVNIACEWLRGDDLEEEDLKALRVQESIDTEDAAQKIIANFGRIAAETKPIILCFDQLDNIARSPDGFLDLQSLFSVNSVIHNQKLQNFLVVISIITDTWKQNANRIQPTDKDRIDATIMLKQISIDQAAAIWASRLDRLHRLATPKPESALYPLTREMLEQKFPGGKTRPRNTLILGRQLFHDFKGVLVDAEADSNHLSDSGLSVLQAELIPGDGEELSEKSGYNDAGVAAFKLVWWRKFNGTSLRIDRIRQYSAPELMAMLAEVLQACLVGVSIQPRLLPGRTYGSYSLSYQTPDSPFRVGIVWSEDQNMVKFYNLMKLCQEVIEQNLCQKLILIRAEGVGTPSNRGNQLYGEIFTSNPHVHLIPDLTSVYYLAAYHGLVNDAYAGDLIVADRTPDIAELEATARQAQIFQDCLLLQDLGITRTAPSATDNQQQLRHIEDFILSRVINQQCIARQRLISETLTQFSHINESQINQLISHLCQEQGQIKIFDPEAKLDEQLLYSTIHQ from the coding sequence ATGACATCTATAGATAGAATTCTTCAACAAGAACCCAACCCCTTTGATGCCGAAACCTTTTGGTCGGGTAACTTTTGGCGGGAAGACCAAGACCCACAATTAACTATAGAATCAATTCACGATGAAGCCGTGGCCGAAATTCAGCAAATCCTGGAAATGGTAGCCACAGACCATCGCACCCGCACCATCATGCTGGAAGGAGAAACCGGCTCCGGCAAAACCTACCTCCTCGGTCGCCTGAAACGCAAATTCAACAACCGCGCTTTTTTTGCCTACATCGAACCTTTTACCGATAGCGATTATATCTGGCGGCATATTCTTCGCCACACGGTGGATAGTTTGCTGGAAGTTCCCGCCGGGGCTAGCGAACCCCAAATCGTCCTCTGGCTAAAAAGTCTCTGGGCGTTCAAACACCGGGGCATCCTCGACTGGCTGCGCGGGGAAAGACAAATGTTTATTAACAATATCCGCGCTATCTATCCCGCTGGAATCTACAATGCTACGGAATTTTTCGGCGTTCTCCACGACCTCACCAACCCCAAGTTAGTCAATATCGCCTGCGAGTGGCTGCGGGGCGATGATTTGGAAGAAGAAGATTTAAAAGCGCTCCGGGTGCAGGAGTCGATTGATACGGAAGATGCCGCCCAGAAAATTATCGCAAATTTCGGCAGAATTGCTGCTGAAACTAAACCGATTATCCTCTGTTTTGACCAATTAGACAACATTGCTCGCAGTCCTGATGGTTTTTTAGACCTGCAAAGTCTGTTTAGCGTCAATTCGGTAATTCATAATCAAAAACTGCAAAACTTTTTGGTGGTGATTAGTATCATCACTGACACCTGGAAGCAAAACGCTAATCGGATCCAACCCACGGATAAAGACCGCATTGATGCGACGATTATGCTGAAGCAAATCAGCATCGACCAAGCGGCGGCTATTTGGGCTAGTCGTCTCGATCGCCTGCACCGTCTCGCCACACCCAAGCCAGAGTCTGCTCTTTATCCCCTCACCCGGGAAATGCTGGAGCAAAAGTTTCCTGGGGGCAAAACTAGACCGAGAAATACGTTGATTTTAGGACGGCAATTATTTCACGACTTCAAAGGGGTTTTAGTGGACGCGGAGGCGGACTCCAATCATCTGTCTGATTCGGGTTTGTCGGTATTGCAAGCGGAATTAATCCCCGGTGATGGTGAGGAATTGTCGGAAAAATCGGGCTATAATGACGCGGGGGTGGCGGCGTTTAAGCTGGTGTGGTGGCGCAAGTTTAATGGGACGAGTCTGAGAATCGATCGCATCCGCCAGTATTCCGCCCCAGAATTGATGGCAATGTTGGCGGAAGTCCTCCAAGCCTGTTTGGTGGGGGTGTCTATTCAGCCTCGCTTATTACCCGGGCGCACTTACGGGAGTTATTCCCTGAGTTATCAAACTCCTGATTCCCCTTTCCGCGTGGGGATTGTCTGGAGTGAAGACCAGAATATGGTTAAATTTTACAATTTAATGAAACTATGCCAGGAGGTAATTGAGCAAAATCTCTGCCAAAAGCTGATTTTAATTCGCGCTGAAGGGGTGGGCACCCCCAGCAACCGGGGCAACCAGCTTTATGGGGAAATCTTTACCAGTAACCCTCACGTGCATTTGATACCGGATTTAACCTCGGTTTACTATTTGGCGGCGTATCATGGTTTGGTGAATGATGCTTATGCGGGGGATTTGATTGTGGCCGATCGAACTCCCGACATCGCCGAATTAGAAGCCACCGCCCGTCAAGCCCAAATCTTCCAAGACTGCCTCCTGCTGCAAGATTTAGGCATCACCCGCACGGCTCCATCCGCCACCGACAACCAACAGCAACTGCGTCACATTGAAGATTTTATCCTCAGCCGGGTTATCAATCAACAATGTATCGCCCGCCAGCGTTTAATCTCGGAAACTCTGACCCAATTCTCCCATATCAACGAATCCCAAATCAATCAACTTATTTCCCATCTGTGTCAAGAACAGGGGCAAATCAAAATCTTTGACCCGGAAGCGAAACTTGACGAGCAGTTGCTCTATAGCACGATTCATCAGTAG
- a CDS encoding four helix bundle protein, producing MTEVVLVLRNRVMEKKKVRTHEDLEVYNIAFDAAMSIFDLSKKFPGEEKYALTDQIRRSSRSVCANLAEAWRKRRYRAAFIAKLNDVEAEAAETQVWLKFAVKCGHLELDPGRELYRTYNKILGTIVKMINDPDNWII from the coding sequence GTGACAGAAGTTGTGTTGGTATTGAGAAACAGGGTGATGGAAAAGAAAAAAGTTAGAACTCACGAGGATTTAGAGGTGTATAATATTGCATTTGATGCCGCGATGAGCATATTCGATTTATCTAAAAAATTTCCGGGAGAGGAAAAATATGCTTTAACTGACCAAATACGACGTTCTTCCCGTTCAGTCTGTGCAAATCTAGCAGAAGCGTGGAGAAAACGTCGCTATCGGGCAGCTTTTATCGCCAAATTAAATGACGTTGAAGCCGAAGCCGCAGAAACCCAGGTTTGGTTAAAGTTCGCCGTCAAATGCGGCCACTTAGAACTAGATCCGGGAAGAGAACTTTATAGAACCTACAATAAAATCCTAGGCACCATAGTCAAAATGATTAACGACCCTGATAACTGGATTATCTAA
- a CDS encoding AAA family ATPase, whose amino-acid sequence MTTIYELIQQQINPFDSTTFRPGNFWQEQQDQALTVGSIHQDVVGEIATLLNQVAKDNRTRTLLLAGDSGSGKSYLLGRLKQQFNAKAFFSYIGPWPESDYIWRHTLRNTVDSLMYVPAGQTQSQLLLWLHGLEADRGQSLIKKLIGERQFFIRHLKNAYPSGIYNPNEFFGVLHDLTNPELYPIACEWLKGDHLDTANLKALRVKHPIDSETAARQILSNLGRIAAATQPIVLCFDNLDNIDRALDGFINLQALFNLNSIIHNQKLNNFLIIISIVTNTWKQNYKRVQAADVARIDAEIRLQPINLDQAEALWGSRLQPIHQKAEPKPPTPIYPLSRHHLETQFPGGKTRPRYTLMLGRKLFQEAKNLSPDDPIYTNISADFTAAPDPLAAFELLWSQEYKKTQAKIERIRQFSAPELVQMLREALEALQVIGIQSKLLPSPKYASYSLSYHLPAQLGRIGIIWTEDPNLVGFFHLMKACEKSLQLNLCQTLYLLRAESLGTHKNQGNKIYSDIFTGYPHRHIIPDMTSLHYLATYHNLVNAACAGELVVGDQTPNLKQLQELIRQSKILESCPILDNLGIFAGYTRIIGVSGTPQKKLAAERATKKLELSKIKDYLLALVKTQKMMGRYILIQHTLDQFPDAQEYQINELIFQLCHERQILIIDDTVPVESQLVCIVR is encoded by the coding sequence GTGACAACTATCTACGAGCTAATTCAACAACAAATTAATCCCTTTGATTCTACTACCTTTCGCCCCGGTAACTTTTGGCAGGAGCAGCAAGACCAAGCCCTTACGGTGGGGTCCATTCACCAAGATGTGGTGGGGGAAATTGCTACTCTGCTAAACCAAGTGGCGAAGGATAATCGCACTCGCACTTTATTGCTGGCGGGGGACTCTGGTTCGGGGAAAAGTTATCTGCTCGGACGCCTGAAACAGCAATTTAATGCTAAAGCGTTTTTCTCTTATATTGGCCCTTGGCCGGAAAGTGATTATATCTGGCGGCACACTCTGCGCAATACGGTGGATAGTTTGATGTATGTTCCGGCTGGTCAAACTCAATCCCAACTGCTGCTCTGGCTGCACGGTTTGGAAGCCGATCGGGGTCAAAGTCTGATTAAAAAACTTATCGGTGAGCGGCAATTTTTCATTCGCCACTTGAAAAATGCTTACCCTTCGGGGATTTATAATCCTAATGAATTTTTCGGCGTTCTCCACGATTTGACTAACCCGGAACTGTACCCGATCGCCTGTGAATGGCTCAAAGGCGACCACCTGGACACCGCCAACCTGAAAGCTCTCCGGGTGAAACACCCCATTGATAGCGAAACGGCGGCTCGGCAAATTCTCTCTAATCTTGGTAGAATTGCCGCCGCCACCCAGCCGATCGTCCTCTGTTTTGACAACTTAGATAACATCGATCGAGCCTTGGATGGATTTATCAACCTCCAAGCTCTATTTAACCTCAACTCCATCATCCATAATCAAAAACTCAACAACTTTCTCATTATCATCAGCATCGTCACCAACACGTGGAAGCAAAATTACAAGCGAGTACAAGCCGCCGATGTCGCCCGCATCGACGCCGAAATCCGCCTCCAACCTATCAACCTCGACCAAGCCGAAGCCCTCTGGGGCAGTCGTCTCCAACCCATCCACCAAAAAGCCGAACCCAAACCCCCCACCCCCATTTATCCCCTCAGTCGCCACCACTTAGAAACCCAATTTCCTGGGGGTAAAACTCGCCCCCGCTACACCCTCATGCTGGGGCGGAAGCTATTTCAAGAAGCCAAAAACCTCAGCCCAGATGACCCCATTTACACCAATATTTCTGCTGATTTCACCGCCGCTCCCGACCCCTTAGCCGCTTTTGAGCTGCTCTGGAGCCAAGAATACAAAAAAACTCAGGCAAAAATTGAGCGCATCCGCCAGTTTTCTGCTCCCGAACTGGTGCAAATGCTGCGAGAAGCCTTAGAAGCCCTCCAGGTAATTGGCATTCAAAGCAAACTTTTGCCCAGTCCCAAATACGCCAGCTATTCCCTCAGCTATCACCTGCCCGCCCAGTTAGGCAGAATTGGCATTATTTGGACAGAAGACCCCAACCTCGTGGGCTTTTTCCACCTGATGAAAGCCTGCGAAAAATCCCTGCAACTCAACCTCTGTCAAACCCTCTATCTCCTCCGAGCCGAAAGTCTGGGAACCCATAAAAATCAGGGTAATAAAATTTACTCCGATATTTTCACTGGCTACCCCCACCGCCACATCATCCCAGACATGACATCACTGCATTATTTAGCTACCTATCATAACCTGGTAAATGCTGCTTGCGCGGGAGAACTGGTGGTGGGAGACCAAACCCCCAACCTGAAACAATTGCAAGAACTCATCCGCCAATCTAAGATATTAGAAAGTTGCCCAATTCTGGATAACCTCGGCATTTTTGCTGGCTACACCCGCATCATCGGGGTAAGCGGTACGCCCCAGAAGAAACTGGCTGCAGAACGGGCAACGAAAAAGCTAGAACTTAGCAAAATTAAAGATTATTTATTAGCTTTGGTAAAAACCCAGAAAATGATGGGACGCTATATCCTCATCCAGCACACTCTCGACCAGTTCCCCGATGCTCAAGAATATCAAATTAATGAGCTGATTTTCCAGCTTTGCCACGAAAGGCAAATTTTGATTATTGATGATACGGTTCCTGTGGAATCTCAGTTAGTCTGTATAGTGAGGTGA